The Campylobacter concisus nucleotide sequence CCTAAAAGAGAGATCGAGTTTGCCTTGCAGCATCATTTTAATTTAAAAAATAAACTATTTTTGCTGGAAAATTTACCAAATCAAATTTTTATAGCGCCTTCAAATTTAAATTTGCTTGGTATCAAAAATAGGACTTTGGGTAGAAATTTTATACTTGGTAAAAAGCTTTTTGAGAAACAAACTAAGATAGCAGTTTATATAAATGGCATAGATTATGAAGAAGCTATTGATTTTTTTCCAAAAAGAAGAAAATTTAAAGAGCTTCAAGATACTCTTATCTTTTTTACAAACAATGAATTTGTTGCCGATTTATACATAAAAATAAACTATTCTCAAAAGATGCAATTAAAGCTTGGGATAGATGAAAGTTATAGTAAAATAGGCCTTGGTGCAAGGCTTAAAAGTAATAAAAATATGTCAAATTTTATAAAATTTAGGCTTTGCTCTTAAATTTTTAGATATAAAATCTAAAATATTTGTTATTATTACATTAAAGAAATATATTTATTTGTAAAAGGATGTGCATCAATGGCATTTATCGATTACCTAAGAAGATTT carries:
- a CDS encoding type VI secretion system baseplate subunit TssG, with product PKREIEFALQHHFNLKNKLFLLENLPNQIFIAPSNLNLLGIKNRTLGRNFILGKKLFEKQTKIAVYINGIDYEEAIDFFPKRRKFKELQDTLIFFTNNEFVADLYIKINYSQKMQLKLGIDESYSKIGLGARLKSNKNMSNFIKFRLCS